The genomic window TGTTTACCAACCAAAACATGAATGAGGTGATTGATGGAGACAAGGGAAGATGCTTTAGTGTCAATAGACATTTAGCTTTGCAGACACGAGGAGGGACTCGACCCTGTCTCCTGTCATTACCGGCGCGTGGTTATCATTCTTCTCTTTCACACCACACATTGTCGGACAGACATTTCGAGACTCCAGATCGATAAACAAACGTTGATCCTACAGCTCCATGTCCACACAGTGCAAAGATAAACCTTTAACTGCGAGTGGAGATGATTTATTTCAACATGTCATACCCAAAAATGACACCTCTAATAGTAAAACTGTCCAAACTCAAGAGGCCTACCAGTCCCCttctgaaaccacattaaaattcacttcatcaagattcatgcattattctctgagaaatctagAAAGATGTCTTGAAAGACGTTAAAGAAAGCCACCAAAATGTAAAGGGGTCTTTCTGGATTTCCGCCCCACAGCTCAACTAAGTTTCATGAGAATTGATTGTGTagattttgcataatcctgctaaaaaaaCAAGCGCAGATGAAAAACCTTCTAAAATATGAAGAAGTAAAAATGTGGTGTAATTCCTCACCTTCCCCTTCCTCATCTTTGAGACTGAGATTGTAACATGAATGACAGCAACAGTTTCATGttaatgtaaaaacattttatatggaCACACACCAGGGGAGGGACACCGTACTTttgcaacagcagcagagaacatTACACCAGGTAATTTCCAGAAAGTGACACCGATTACATTctgagctgaacacacacaccctcattaCCCAATCCCCTCCCGCAACCCACTCTCATCACTTGGCTTATTCCACAACGTCCATCCAAACTAAGACTCAACCTGTGACATATGTTCCTGTGACTGACGCAGACCAGTGCAGCAACATGctggaagaggaaacaggacattgagacagaaacacatgagAAAGATGCTCTGAGGAGAACAAACCTGTTCCTCAAGCTGTCGACGTCTTTCCAAGCTGCGACCGAGCCCGTGCACCAGGTGAGCATCCTGAGTGCGTTATTGACATGGATTGAAATAAGTAGAGGGGTTGTACATTTAATACGAGAGATGTAATATGTGTGTAATCAAGCGaggaaatgaaattgaaaaacccaaacaaataaaaacaaaaaaaataagcatttctcagataaaaacacagactggATTTACTGCTACAGCTTTATATGGTCTGTAAATGATCTTAGTGAACTTTAATAAACATCCTGTGGAGTTGATTCTGTGTCTGGACGTGAAGGTTGTCAGAGGTTGAAACCTCTGTTGCAAAAGGGGTTTCAAACATTACTGTAACTCTCCACAAGGCAACTTCCCAATTTGAAGGGAGCAACTGTCATATAATCTAAAAATGCATCTGTTTTTAAGTTGCAAAACTCAACACTTTTAAAGTTGAGCTTTAATTCGTAGaatttatcttgtttttcctccacagtCATGTCGATTACCTACGTCTTTACTGATTATTACTTTGAGGCATCGAATGAAACGTTCGTCATCGATTCAGACACGTCACCATGTCAGCTGAAACCTCTGGAGCCCACAGCAGCTGTGGCCGTGGGCGTCCTCCTCATCGCCATCTTCCTACTGGCGATACCAGGAAACCTGTTGGTGGGTTGGGTGATCAGCACCAGCAAACAGACCCTGAGCCCTTCAGATGTGTATCTGTTTCATCTGACGATAGCCGACGGCCTGATTGCACTCACCCTCCCGTTCTGGGCTGTGGCGTCCTCCCAGGGATGGCTCTTTGGAGGCTTCATGTGCAAACTCCTCAGCTTCGTCAACGAATCCAGCTTCTACATCAGCATCATCTTCCTGGCCTGCATCAGCATCGACCGCTACCTCCTGATTGTGCACGCCAGTGGAACTGTCAAGAGCCGCATGAGGATGTGCAGCCGGCTCCTCTGCGCAGGGGTCTGGGCCTTCGGCTTGGCCCTCGGCCTGCCGGCACTTTTCAATGAAGCCACCAAGCTCGACGAGGACTTGGACTGGATGATATGTGCTGAAGTCTTTGacatcagcagctccagcttgTGGAGGCTCGCCATCAAAGGGTTCCGCCACATGTTTGGCTTCTTGCTGCCTCTGGGGGTCATGATTGTCTTCTACAGCATCACCACAGTGAGGTTGCTGCACACACGTGGTTTCCAGAAGTACCGGGCCATGAAGGTCATCCTGGCCGTGGTGATTGCGTTCCTACTCTGCTCGATTCCGTACCACATAACCATGATGATAGACATGCTGATGAGGACACGTCTGATCCAGTTTGACTGTGCGTTGAGGACGTCGGTGAACCACGCTACGTTGGGGACCAGCAGTCTGGCTCTGATGCACAGCTGCATCAACCCGGTCCTCTACGCCTTCGTGGGCGAGAAGTTCAGGAAGaaaatgctgctgcttttcCAGAGGAAGGTCAGAATGGAGAGGTCCACATCGTCAAGGTTCAGCAGGTCCACGTCTCAGACCTCCGAGGGAAACGGAGCCTTTTTTTAGAGACTTTCCCCAGTTTTATTTGCTGAGGGGTTTTATTCTGGGAAGAAAGAGTTATGACAACTGCAAGATGATCAAGAAATGCAA from Platichthys flesus chromosome 22, fPlaFle2.1, whole genome shotgun sequence includes these protein-coding regions:
- the LOC133933881 gene encoding C-X-C chemokine receptor type 2-like codes for the protein MSITYVFTDYYFEASNETFVIDSDTSPCQLKPLEPTAAVAVGVLLIAIFLLAIPGNLLVGWVISTSKQTLSPSDVYLFHLTIADGLIALTLPFWAVASSQGWLFGGFMCKLLSFVNESSFYISIIFLACISIDRYLLIVHASGTVKSRMRMCSRLLCAGVWAFGLALGLPALFNEATKLDEDLDWMICAEVFDISSSSLWRLAIKGFRHMFGFLLPLGVMIVFYSITTVRLLHTRGFQKYRAMKVILAVVIAFLLCSIPYHITMMIDMLMRTRLIQFDCALRTSVNHATLGTSSLALMHSCINPVLYAFVGEKFRKKMLLLFQRKVRMERSTSSRFSRSTSQTSEGNGAFF